A window of the Leptospira ellinghausenii genome harbors these coding sequences:
- a CDS encoding methyltransferase family protein: MLIETVLVGILFSLYIFLWKTKRVIQKKKTGKDPEVIGKSKSNLQSLMNILFKVITYYVILIIGIHTLKIDFFGLNAQFNLFLGIKWDIAGFIVGLFGLSFCLYAQIKMKNSWRVGIDEGSKEKLITDGLFRLVRNPTYLGLFLLNLGVWLIWPTHLVFYLNIIFVLIFEIQVRCEEDFLENLYKEDYKQYKKKSYRYIPFIY, from the coding sequence ATGTTAATAGAAACCGTTCTTGTTGGAATTTTGTTTTCGCTCTATATATTTTTATGGAAAACCAAAAGGGTTATTCAAAAGAAAAAAACTGGCAAAGATCCAGAAGTAATCGGTAAATCAAAATCCAATTTACAATCCTTAATGAATATCCTTTTTAAAGTAATAACATATTATGTAATTTTGATTATTGGAATTCATACGTTAAAAATAGATTTCTTTGGGTTAAATGCCCAATTTAATCTCTTCCTCGGAATCAAATGGGATATTGCTGGTTTTATTGTTGGATTGTTTGGTCTTTCTTTTTGTTTGTATGCACAAATAAAAATGAAAAATTCATGGCGAGTCGGTATCGATGAAGGCTCGAAAGAAAAATTAATTACGGATGGTCTCTTTCGATTAGTAAGAAATCCTACATATCTTGGATTATTTCTTCTGAATCTTGGTGTTTGGCTTATTTGGCCGACACACCTAGTTTTCTATTTAAATATTATTTTTGTTTTGATATTTGAAATACAGGTTCGTTGTGAGGAAGATTTTCTGGAAAACTTGTATAAAGAGGATTATAAACAATACAAAAAAAAATCGTATAGGTATATTCCCTTTATATATTAG
- a CDS encoding helix-turn-helix domain-containing protein: MSIDWDKVLAEFSANLLKIRKESKKSQELIAGLGISVRNYQKIEKGETFPSFKSLIIISQNLNVPPKTLLDLPSLKSIGETKKNS, encoded by the coding sequence GTGAGCATAGATTGGGATAAAGTATTAGCTGAATTTTCTGCAAATTTGCTAAAAATTAGAAAAGAATCAAAAAAGAGCCAGGAATTGATCGCAGGTCTTGGTATAAGCGTTAGAAATTATCAAAAAATCGAGAAAGGAGAAACCTTTCCTTCGTTTAAAAGTTTGATTATTATATCACAAAATTTAAATGTCCCACCTAAAACCTTGCTTGATTTGCCATCTTTGAAAAGCATCGGGGAAACAAAGAAAAATTCGTAA
- a CDS encoding LIC_13246 family protein: MNTKICNNKEKIRYQRILKILNNYYLKSNKKDTDSEKRERIAVLEPDKFSLKVKYLGQFSYELICESEEITYSWIHIDSISDERIRMQELGVHDHPIFEIDCLGDIFMQKDE; encoded by the coding sequence GTGAATACTAAAATATGCAATAATAAAGAGAAGATTCGGTATCAGAGGATTTTAAAAATTCTTAATAACTATTATTTAAAATCCAATAAAAAAGATACCGATAGTGAAAAGCGGGAAAGAATTGCAGTTTTGGAACCAGACAAATTTTCCTTAAAGGTCAAATATTTGGGACAATTTTCTTATGAACTTATTTGTGAATCAGAAGAAATTACCTATTCTTGGATTCATATCGATAGTATCTCCGATGAAAGGATTAGAATGCAAGAGCTAGGTGTTCACGACCATCCAATATTCGAAATAGATTGTCTCGGTGATATATTTATGCAAAAGGATGAATAA